Within the Mus caroli chromosome 10, CAROLI_EIJ_v1.1, whole genome shotgun sequence genome, the region GTCAATGGTAGGAGTGGCCAAGCAATGACTGGTCTAACCTGATGCCCATATTATGAGGGAGCCCATGTCCAACGTTGTGTAGATGACCAAGATTCAGAAGCTGGATGGTTCAGAGACCTAGTGTAGAACCAAACAagactggttaaaaaaaaaagtcaatagaatgattcctaatgataatcTGCTATATTCATAGGATTGATGTCTAGCCCATTCATTATCAGAAAGGCTTCTGCCAGTAGCTAATGGAAGCagatacaaagacccacagcgaaacattagacagagcttggtAAACCCTTCAGGAAAAGGGGAAGGATTATAGGACCCAGGAGGGGTCAGGGACATCAGGAGTACATAGTCCACAGAATCAATTAAGCAGGGCAAATAGAGGCTGACAGATACTGGAGTAGCCATCATAGAGTCTGCACCAGGATTTCTGAATACATGCTGTGGTTGTATttagcttggggtttttgttagactcctaacaatgggaatGGGGTTGTCTTTGAATCGTTTGCCTGCTTGTGGGACCCTTTTCATCCTGctgggttgctttgtccagcATTGATATGAAGGTATATACCCAGACTTATTGTATTTTCTTATGCTCAGTTCAGCTGATATCACTGGGAGGCCAGCTCATTttggaagggaaaaggaggagaaatggaTCTGGGCAAGAAAGtaggtgtgtctgtctgtgtgtgtgtggtgggactaggaggaggggagggaggagaagatcctgacagaatgtgtTGTATGACAGAAgaataatcaaaatgaaaaaaaaattaaagaatattgaGGGAAAATGGTTTGAGCACATCTAATTTCTGAAAAGGTTGATATAGGAATTAGAAAACTGATATCTTATACATCGATAGATGGCTAAGGAGAGAACAACCccctcttaaaaataaaatagctttctCATTATTTTGTAAATCTTAAAccaattaaatttttatatgtaggAAAATTTGCAAGGAGATTGGAGCAATGACACAAAGGTGGTCCTATTTGTGATAATAATTTGGAGGGATCTCTAAAAGATACAAGGTATCTGGGACCAGAAGTCTACCCACAACACCTATTTTATCACTTCAGGTTGTATGACATCTATCAATTGATTTCCCTTACCtcgtttttattattattcattccCATTCATTATATATGTTAGAATAATTACATGATGTTTATACATAAATGGAGCAAAATTTCATCATATCCAAACATTGTTCCTTCATACTTCTGCCCAATCAAACCCAAACcctttaaattttctgtttacAATTTCGACTTTTGGGTGAGCAtttcaaacatttcaaatatGAGTGAAATATATGGTACTTGtcttttttgtgtttgtcttattttgttcaACATAATGTTCTTCAGTTATAGATATTTTGCTTCAAATTCTATGATTCCAGTCATTTCTCTGGCTGAGGAAAAGATTTCATAAGTACATTATCCTTTGATGTGCCGCAACATTGATTCCATATTGAAATTATTAGAATATAACATGCCACAATAACATAGAAGTGTTAGTATTTcctatatatttgaatatacttTCTCTTGCATGTATTCTCAGTGGTGAGATCACTGAGTCATGCAATAGTCCCATAGTGTGCACTGGAAAGATGCTTTATTATATATCTCCATAATGACTGTACTAATTCACATGCCCCCAAAcagttctttttctctccataGATATTCCAGAGTTGTTTTTTCCACAATAGTCAGTATATGTGGGTTGAAATAATTTGTGTCTCATGTTGTGTTTAGCAAttaatttagtttaaaattttcctttcaaTAAAGGTTTTTCCATAAAAATGGGAGGAATTTAATGGACcactactattattgtgtgactTCACTTCTGGATGTagagaaagttttatttcttaaaaattctaGTTTGGTACCGAGATTTACTACTCTGTAGCTCAAATTGGTTATCTGTGTTTTTGTTAGTATGTGTGGATAAGGTATTTTAAAAGTGGGTCCTGAATGAGAAACCATACTGAAACCACAGAGTTCATTCTTCTGGGATTGTCAGATGACCCAAAGCTCCAGGTTGtgatctttgtctttctcttcatcACCTACACACTCAGCATCACTGGGAACCTGACCATCATCACTCTCACCTTGCTGGATTCTCACCTCCAGACtcccatgtatttcttccttaGGAATTTCTCTGTTTTAGAAGTATccttcacaactgtctgtatacCAAGGTTCTTGGGCACCATTATCTCAGGGGATAAAACCATTTCCTTCAACAACTGTATAGcacagttattttttttcatccttttggGAGTCACTGAATTTTACCTTCTAGCTGCCATGTCCTATGACCGTTACGTTGCCATCTGCAAGCCCCTGCATTACCTGACCATCATGAGTCAGAAGGTATGCACAATGCTAGTCTTCGCCTCCTGGCTGACTTCTTTCCTAATCATCTTCCCTGCACTGATGTTACTTCTACAGCTTGATTATTGTGTGTCCAATATAATTGATCACTATACCTGTGATTATTTCCCCCTGCTTCAACTTTCCTGTTCAGACACAAAGTTCCTGGAGAGGATGGGATTTTCCTGTGCTGTTTTTACCCTAATGTTCACTTTGGCATTAGTATTTTGGTCCTACATATACATCATCAGAACAATTGTGAAGATTCCTTCTGCCAGTCAGAGGTCAAAGGCCTTTTCCACATGCTCTTCCCACATGATTGTCATCTCCATCTCTTATGGCAGCTGCATTTTTATGTACATTAAACCCTCAGCTACAGAGAGAGCATCATTGACCAAGGGAGTTGCCATACTAAATACCTCAGTCGCTCCCATGCTCAACCCCTTCATTTATAGCCTGAGGAATCAGCAAGTCCGGCAAGCGTTTATGAACATGACAAGGAAGATGGTGTTTTTCACAAGTAAGTGAAATTTATGTGGactgtaaataaattaaatgtgtcAGTGGTGCAGTTGTGTCAGTGTGgtgattatttattctttcattttttgttagCAGCTTACCGGCCTATCTCATTATTTCATATCTTACCCAACTATTATCTTCTTAGGCCTTTCTGATAGAACATTATTCTGATATTCATAATAGCAGCCTCttaagttttaattattatagagataaaatttgaattttatcttaGAAAATTTATCCCCAGAAATGGGAAAGGCACTTTGTAAACACtcatgtattttcctcaatataTACTGGAAACACATTTGGCAATTTTCACATGTTTTTATATCACTTCTCTTTATTATTGGGTAGCTAATCTAGGATGTAACTTTAAATGCCATGAAATTAGATGAAATATTGCATCCcattttagttcatttaaaaacCCAAACGATATTACTTGTTCTTCACAACAGTAAGATacatttatgtaatttatttattaataattaatgacAGTCATTCATAAAATACACATGAGCTATGTGTTTAATGGGCCTTTTATATACCAATTCCATggtctccccccccacacacatacacacacatatggaaaggttatatatgttaatatatatatatatatgtgtgtgtgtgtgtgtgtgtgtgtgtgactaaacAAAAATTGTTTGTGTCTATTTTTTACTTCGTAATTCCACTAAGAAAAAGTTCCTTTGTCAATACCAGTAGCCAAACAACATGTATTTAATATGTACATTTATAGTTGTATGCATACTCTGTTGACACTTTTCCAAAccttacatatatattcatatatagtatatactcaTATTTGCAATATATTCTTAGTATATATGTGTTTACTACAAAGATAACTTTTTCTTCTCACCTTTTGGTCTATTTTGAAACAAAGTATAATTGATTATGTAGATGATCtagtttttataaatataaccTCAAAACAAAGGAAGGTTTCTTACTATACAAAGTTAGTGTTATACTGTGGGTATGAAGTTTCTAAAAATGGTTCGTTTGCTGAGGGCTTTGTCTATGGATGAACTTGCTGTCAGGCAGCTGTTACATCAGTTGGCGCTGACTTCACAGGCTATGAAAATGTGCAGCATGATTGGATGAAGGGAAACACTAGTGATGTGATTTCTGGAAGTTTGTGTTGTTCCCAGAGCATAACAGCGGAGCTCATAGATAAAAACTtcagccaaaataaattcttattcCTTCAAACCATCTCCTCAATTATTTTGTCATAATAATGGAACACTAACAAGATTTTATTTGTTAAACTAACCACCTAATATATTATACCTAAAACATTAAGAATATCTAAAAACATAACTAAGCAggttgtgtgtgcttgtgtatgggtatgtgtaaGAACTGTGGACGATAAAAAGTTGCCCAATTTCATGACCCAATGTCTTCATACTAATAATACTACCATTATGATCTATGCTGTATTACTTTTGATGATTGCCACAAAATGAGAGACAGAATATGATAAAACTTGCTGAAAAgcgttgaattaggggaaggattattttttcttacttttttctactggatattttctttatttacatttcaaatgttatcccttttcccagtttcccttccaagttatcctcccttccccttcttctaagagggtgttcctctacccacccacccactcccaccttcccgcCCTTGATTCCCTTACattggggcatctattgagccttcataggaccaaggacctctccttcgaAGAAACTGAAAGGGAGAGCAATGGAAGACCAGTGGTTTCTACTAACCCAGATCCCAGGGAGCTCCtggagactgagccaccaaccaggagcatacacaggtTTATCTGAggctcctggcacatatgtagcagaggtctaACTGGTCTGGCCTTAGTAGGAGAAGATGCCCTTAATCCTGGAGAGACCTTGAGGCCcaagggaaggaggaggcctGGTGGGTGGGtgcaccctcttggaggcaagggggaggaggaatgagatgaggaactgtgggaggggggacagaGAGTGGGCAAcaactaaaatgtaaataaataaaataaatttaaaaagaaaaatgatagaatCTGAAGGGATTAAAATCATAGAAGGAAATCATTGATTTTTCCCCTAAATTCCTACCTCAAAAATGAATGACAAATTTTATATTAGATACTACAATTGACAGAACTGTGAGTTCTATCATCTTAAAGCATATATTGTTCCATTGgcatataaaggaaaatatcagGTAAGTTAAGTCTAAGTAACTTGTTTGGGAACAAAATGTGATCTGTATAGTATGTAAAACAATGGCCTATAATATTACATTGACAatgattacattttctttaaatatgatgAATGTACTCATAATTAAAATTGTTATTGTGGTAGCTCAAGATGGCTCAACAAATAATGTTCCTGCCACCTAGACTGGCAGTCAGTTTGATCCCCACACTCAGATGGTGGAAGAAGAACTAACTTCTAAAACCTGTCCTCTTATCTCCACCCAAAATATGGCACATAGGTGactacacacaatacacacataggcacaaagtaaataatacaattatttttattttcttttttttatttttattttttttattacatattttcctcaattacatttccaatgctatcccaaaagtcccccataacccccacccacccattcccattcttttggccctggcattcccctgtactggggcatataaagtttgcaagtccaatgggcctctctttccagtgatggcNNNNNNNNNNNNNNNNNNNNNNNNNNNNNNNNNNNNNNNNNNNNNNNNNNNNNNNNNNNNNNNNNNNNNNNNNNNNNNNNNNNNNNNNNNNNNNNNNNNNNNNNNNNNNNNNNNNNNNNNNNNNNNNNNNNNNNNNNNNNNNNNNNNNNNNNNNNNNNNNNNNNNNNNNNNNNNNNNNNNNNNNNNNNNNtttttttttttttttaaaaagtatcacttgctcccttccctttcttcaacACCTCCTATGCTTCCTCCTTAAACACTTGCTATGTTCCCCTCTCAAACAGATGAGCTccatttctttgactgttattgatatatatagagagatgcaTCAATATATGACTACTACCACTGAGTTCAACTTTGTTCTTTGTGTACTAAAATTTCAGATCTAACTATTTCGTTGGATTGTCAATTGGGAGACTCATCTCTAAAAATGGTAATTTACCCTCTCTCAACAATCTCTCAACAACCCAATCTCAAACAAATGAATTCATGTggttctttgtcttctcttttcattttagcATGTCTATAGATACTGACATTCTCCAGGTtttgtttatgcagccatttctagaagACAGTGTCACAGCAGACACCCTGGGCTTCCTGCCCTTACAAGTTTTCTGCCACATTTTCTATGATGCTTCCTGAGCCTTGGTGTAGGTGTTATGttatagatgtatagatgtaGCCATTGTGGCAGGCTCCCCACAATCTTTTGACCTTTGTGGTTGCAATTTTCTTCAATGGTCTCTATTTCTGTAAGAGAAGCTTCTTTGGTAAGGAATGAAAGCTACACTCATCTGTGGATAAAAAGATAAGTTTTAGCATGTATAATTATCAGCTATGCTGGTCTAATTTAGCAGTAGTTGGTTCTCCTCCAAGTTTCATGATTTCATGAGCTGTTAGCAATGTCAAATGCCCTTATTTTATAGTTCTAAAATCAAGTTAAATGGAACATCAgaaagttgttttttatttttgtttttaaagattttatttatttttctctttttaaaaattagatattttctttat harbors:
- the LOC110303102 gene encoding olfactory receptor 6C1 translates to MRNHTETTEFILLGLSDDPKLQVVIFVFLFITYTLSITGNLTIITLTLLDSHLQTPMYFFLRNFSVLEVSFTTVCIPRFLGTIISGDKTISFNNCIAQLFFFILLGVTEFYLLAAMSYDRYVAICKPLHYLTIMSQKVCTMLVFASWLTSFLIIFPALMLLLQLDYCVSNIIDHYTCDYFPLLQLSCSDTKFLERMGFSCAVFTLMFTLALVFWSYIYIIRTIVKIPSASQRSKAFSTCSSHMIVISISYGSCIFMYIKPSATERASLTKGVAILNTSVAPMLNPFIYSLRNQQVRQAFMNMTRKMVFFTSK